The genomic interval TTGCAATTGCTAAACAAATATTAATGGATGATAGCAATTATAAAAATGTTGAAGAATTAAAATCTTTTATTTTAAAAGATTTTGAACAAGGCAAAAAACATTACACAAAGGAATTGGAATATTCTTTTAATCCTGATTTCAATCCCAGAGATATCGTAGGTGATAATTATGCAGACGTTAATGAAAAATATTATGGCAACAATGATGTTCAAGGACCGGATGCCACACATGGAACCCATGTAGCTGGTTTGGTTGCAGCGCAACGAGGAAATAATCTTGGTATGGAAGGGATTGCAGATCATGTGCGGATTATGTCTGTGCGATGTGTTCCAGATGGCGATGAACGCGATAAAGATGTAGCTAATGCAATTCGTTATGCAGTGGATAATGGAGCTTCCATTATTAATATGAGTTTTGGTAAAGGGAATTCTCCAAATAAAGAAGCTATTGATGCCGCCGTAAAATATGCGGCTGAAAAAGATGTATTATTGGTTCATGCTGCAGGTAATTCCGCCACAGACAACGATAAAATTACCAATTTTCCAAATAAGAAATATTCAAAGAAAAAATTCCTTGGATGTAATAAAGCTCCAAACTGGTTGGAAGTTGGTGCATTATCATTTGAAGAAGCACCAAACATGGTTGCCAGCTTTTCAAACTATGGCAAAAAAAATGTTGATTTATTTTCACCGGGCGTACAAATATATTCAACGGTTCCTGGCAATCAATACGCGAATCTTCAAGGAACCTCCATGGCGAGTCCGATAGCAGCCGGAGTCGCTGCCTTAATTCGTTCTTATTACCCAGAACTCACTGCGAAACAAGTTAAAAAAATATTGGTAAAAAGTGTGAGTCCACAGGAAATTATGGTGACGCAACCAGGCACTAAAAAAGAGTTAAAGTTTTCTGAACTTTCTGTGAGTGGAGGAATTATTAATGCTTATGAAGCGATAAAATTAGCATCCCAAACGAAAGGCAAGAAAAAAATTAAAGCTTCTGAAAGATATGATTCTATGGATGTTAAAAATACTGTAAATCCGAGAAGTTGATTCGATATAACAAATCCAAATCATTAGAATTCTCGCTAAAATAAGCTTGCAGTGAAGAACTCTAATCAGGGCAAGTTTTGATGGATTTCATTGTATAGGAATGTAAAAACTTCCTCTTTAATGATTTCCTAAAAGTTGGTCTACGATTTCTTTAACAGGTTTTATCTCCTTCACGTACTCAATCGTTGTGCCTGCACACCATACATTTTGATAGGTAGCATCAAAAGCAGCCTTCGATAAGATGTCCATCCCTCGTTTGTAGGTGAGCATTTTAAACCATTTTTTTAATGTTTTATTTTTATTGAGTATGGCTTGTAACCAATTTTGTTTGGTGCCAATTTGTTGCACATAAGGCGTATTGATTACAGTACAAGGAATACCACTTAATTTGGTAGTTGTAACAATATCCTTTGCCCCAAAATCAACGCATGCTTGTTTATATTCTTGACAAACTGCTGATTCTTTAGAAGCAATAAAAATACTACCAACAGAAACGCCATCTGCACCAAGTCCTAATTTCTCATCTAAACTTTTACGGTCTCCTACGCCTCCAGCTGAAATAATAATTAAATTCGGGAATTCCTTAATTAATTCCGGAACTAAAATGTTTGGTGAAACAGGGCCTAAATGCCCACCCGCTTCATTTGTCACCGCAATTAAACCATCTGGATGAAAGGAAGCAGCTTTTCTTGCATATTCGAGATTGGAAACATCACAAAAGACTTTTGTATTTGTATTTTGAAATGCCTGTATTACACTTTTTGGATTTCCTAAGGACGTAATTATAAATGGCACTTTAAATTCAAGACATGCTTTTAATTGAGCTGGAAAATAATAATTAGATCGATTCACAATCAAATTAATACCATAACATATTTGTGCATTATTCAACTCCGATAATGCTGTACGAAATTCGGAATCTGTTCTATAATTTAATGCCGGAATACAACCGGCAATACCTGCTTTAGCCGCGGCGATGGTCATGCTTACATTAGAAACTAAAAACATTGGAGCCATCAGAATCGGATGTTCGATAGCCAGTAATTCCGTAAGCCTTGTGTTCATCAATTTAATTTAATATGCCCATTTAAGATAGGTGGTACCCCAGGTAAAACCGCCTCCAAATGCAGTTAATAAAATAGTATCTCCTTTTTTGAGTTTAGATTCCCATTCCCATAAACATAATGGCAAGGTACCGGAGGTGGTATTTCCATATTTTTGAATATTTACCATTACTTTGGACTTATCAAATTCCAGCATATCTGCGACTCCATTAATTATCCGCACATTGGCTTGATGAGGCACCAACCAATCCACATCTTGAAGTGTCAACTGATTTCTTTTTAATACCTCTTGAATGGTATCTACCATCCCAATAATTGCCGCTTTAAATACAGGTTTTCCATCCTGATAAACATAATGTTCTTTATTTGCAATGGTTTCTAAACTAGGCGGCTTCAGAGATCCACCAGCTTTCATATGCAAAAATTCTCTTCCACTCCCATCTCCATGAAAAACACTATCCATGACTCCATTACCCTCTGTATTAGCTTCCAGTAAAACAGCACCTCCGCCATCACCAAAAATAATACAGGTTGCACGATCTGTGTAATCGATTATGGAAGACATTACATCTA from Saprospiraceae bacterium carries:
- a CDS encoding S8 family peptidase, with protein sequence MSLSTKSKIGVFLVVFVAFISSSFAQDALPLNWHQLDKSKDGLHGVGSEKAYSELLNGKKSKTIVVAILDSGVDAEHEDLKNIMWVNPKEIPSNLKDDDNNGYIDDIHGWNFIGGKNGNIGPDTYEITRLYAQMRYKYEHANRDQLTGDQKKEYDEFIKFKTDVESRRKSAQTNLNNIAQSEKLVISAIDALSTAMGDRPLSIENIDNIDEGDSKNLSMGIAIAKQILMDDSNYKNVEELKSFILKDFEQGKKHYTKELEYSFNPDFNPRDIVGDNYADVNEKYYGNNDVQGPDATHGTHVAGLVAAQRGNNLGMEGIADHVRIMSVRCVPDGDERDKDVANAIRYAVDNGASIINMSFGKGNSPNKEAIDAAVKYAAEKDVLLVHAAGNSATDNDKITNFPNKKYSKKKFLGCNKAPNWLEVGALSFEEAPNMVASFSNYGKKNVDLFSPGVQIYSTVPGNQYANLQGTSMASPIAAGVAALIRSYYPELTAKQVKKILVKSVSPQEIMVTQPGTKKELKFSELSVSGGIINAYEAIKLASQTKGKKKIKASERYDSMDVKNTVNPRS
- a CDS encoding ketoacyl-ACP synthase III, whose product is MHRLRAAITGIQGYVPDYILTNAELEKMVDTNDEWITSRTGIKERHILKEPGKGASDMGKIMVERLLEKTGTSPDEIELLICCTVTGDMVFPDTANTICYKVGIKNAFGFDINAACSGFLFGLTTASKFIESGTHKKIIVVGLDVMSSIIDYTDRATCIIFGDGGGAVLLEANTEGNGVMDSVFHGDGSGREFLHMKAGGSLKPPSLETIANKEHYVYQDGKPVFKAAIIGMVDTIQEVLKRNQLTLQDVDWLVPHQANVRIINGVADMLEFDKSKVMVNIQKYGNTTSGTLPLCLWEWESKLKKGDTILLTAFGGGFTWGTTYLKWAY
- a CDS encoding nitronate monooxygenase, giving the protein MNTRLTELLAIEHPILMAPMFLVSNVSMTIAAAKAGIAGCIPALNYRTDSEFRTALSELNNAQICYGINLIVNRSNYYFPAQLKACLEFKVPFIITSLGNPKSVIQAFQNTNTKVFCDVSNLEYARKAASFHPDGLIAVTNEAGGHLGPVSPNILVPELIKEFPNLIIISAGGVGDRKSLDEKLGLGADGVSVGSIFIASKESAVCQEYKQACVDFGAKDIVTTTKLSGIPCTVINTPYVQQIGTKQNWLQAILNKNKTLKKWFKMLTYKRGMDILSKAAFDATYQNVWCAGTTIEYVKEIKPVKEIVDQLLGNH